Proteins encoded together in one Nitrospira sp. window:
- a CDS encoding glycosyltransferase: protein MTPGSHLPDVVHTTPLTPETEAQVDQFAHTDILVGIPSFNNVETIGHVVKAVSAGLAKYFPDARAVLVNSDGGSTDGTQHVVAQAVVDLKTLFIGDQQSSLHKIITPYHGIPGKGSAFRTIFEIARRLKAKACAVVDSDLRSITPEWIELLVSPVFEQGFDYVAPYYLRHKYDGTITNSIVYPLTRTLYGHRIRQPIGGDFGFSGQLAQHYLDKHVWESEVAKFGIDIWMTTEAIASGARVCQSFLGAKIHNPKDPAADLSAMLVQVLGAVFALMEDHYAVWGKTDGSNAVPLFGFQYEVGVEPVNVNVDRMISTFRQGLSDLGAIWDQILAPGTRQSLRPLGTCALQDFRIADSLWARVVYDAAVAYRNRVLPRDHVLKAFTPLYLGRTASFVLDTQGLTSSEAEGRIEALCQAFEKDKSYLVARWNEPHTS, encoded by the coding sequence ATGACGCCTGGCTCCCATCTTCCTGACGTAGTCCATACCACGCCCCTGACACCGGAAACGGAAGCGCAGGTTGACCAATTTGCCCATACGGACATTTTGGTCGGGATCCCCAGTTTCAATAACGTCGAAACGATCGGTCATGTGGTCAAGGCGGTGAGTGCCGGCCTGGCCAAGTACTTTCCGGACGCCCGCGCGGTCTTGGTGAATTCGGACGGCGGGTCCACGGATGGCACGCAGCATGTGGTCGCCCAGGCCGTAGTCGACCTCAAGACGTTGTTTATCGGGGACCAACAGAGTTCGCTCCATAAAATCATTACGCCGTATCACGGTATTCCCGGCAAGGGCAGCGCGTTTCGGACGATCTTTGAAATCGCGCGTCGGTTGAAAGCCAAGGCCTGTGCCGTCGTGGATTCGGACTTGCGGAGCATTACCCCGGAGTGGATTGAACTCCTGGTGAGCCCAGTGTTTGAACAGGGGTTCGATTACGTCGCGCCCTACTATCTGCGACACAAATACGACGGCACGATCACCAATAGTATTGTGTATCCGTTGACCCGCACGCTCTACGGCCACCGGATCAGACAGCCGATCGGCGGCGACTTTGGGTTTTCCGGCCAACTGGCTCAGCACTATCTAGACAAACATGTATGGGAGTCGGAAGTTGCAAAATTCGGCATCGACATTTGGATGACGACCGAGGCCATCGCCAGCGGGGCGCGGGTCTGCCAAAGTTTTTTGGGTGCCAAGATCCATAATCCCAAGGATCCGGCGGCCGACTTGTCGGCCATGCTGGTGCAAGTGCTCGGTGCGGTGTTCGCTCTCATGGAAGATCACTATGCGGTGTGGGGCAAGACCGATGGCTCCAACGCGGTTCCGTTGTTCGGGTTCCAGTACGAAGTTGGCGTGGAGCCGGTCAACGTGAATGTCGATCGCATGATCAGCACCTTCCGGCAGGGGCTGAGCGACTTGGGGGCAATCTGGGATCAAATCCTTGCGCCCGGGACCAGGCAAAGCCTGCGGCCGTTGGGAACCTGTGCCTTGCAGGACTTTCGCATTGCAGACAGCCTGTGGGCTCGGGTTGTGTATGACGCGGCTGTCGCCTACCGCAATCGTGTGTTGCCGCGAGATCACGTGCTGAAAGCATTCACTCCGTTGTATCTGGGGCGGACTGCCTCGTTTGTGTTGGATACCCAGGGGCTGACCTCGAGCGAAGCGGAGGGCCGTATTGAGGCGCTTTGTCAGGCGTTTGAAAAAGATAAGTCGTACCTGGTGGCGCGTTGGAATGAACCGCACACAAGTTGA
- a CDS encoding PilZ domain-containing protein: protein MAKSHKTRSHSRVPVSCFLYYLGDGLVGTGKVCDLSVKGWRIEGDKPVTVGMKLTLRVFLPDQPKAIDVEGVTVQWVQDRVFGLETVRMNASAEARIHRFVESVLKSSDSSRVA, encoded by the coding sequence ATGGCTAAATCACACAAAACTCGCTCCCATTCACGCGTACCAGTCAGCTGCTTTCTCTATTACCTCGGAGATGGGCTGGTCGGAACCGGCAAGGTCTGTGATCTTTCCGTCAAGGGTTGGCGGATTGAGGGCGACAAGCCGGTCACGGTCGGCATGAAACTCACGCTGCGCGTGTTCCTGCCCGATCAGCCTAAGGCGATCGATGTTGAAGGCGTCACCGTTCAGTGGGTGCAAGATCGCGTGTTCGGTCTGGAAACCGTCAGGATGAACGCCAGCGCGGAAGCGCGCATTCACCGGTTCGTGGAGTCGGTGTTGAAGTCTTCAGATTCCTCCCGCGTCGCCTGA
- a CDS encoding PilZ domain-containing protein, translated as MRSFRRFPVQCSVYYSCDEFQGSGMAWNLSLNGWRVDGTHPVEAGTVVTLCIFLPDHHPTVFVDQAIVRWSRGQEFGIEVHSIKADERARLEQFVTALV; from the coding sequence GTGCGGTCTTTCCGTCGGTTCCCTGTCCAGTGTTCGGTCTACTATTCCTGCGATGAGTTCCAAGGCAGCGGTATGGCCTGGAATCTCTCTCTCAACGGATGGCGAGTTGATGGGACGCATCCGGTCGAAGCTGGGACGGTAGTCACGCTCTGTATCTTTCTTCCGGATCACCATCCCACTGTCTTTGTGGATCAGGCAATCGTGCGCTGGTCGCGGGGCCAAGAATTCGGGATCGAAGTCCATTCGATCAAAGCCGATGAACGGGCTCGGCTTGAGCAGTTCGTGACGGCCCTGGTGTAG
- a CDS encoding RidA family protein yields MSGPLPLKETTTLDTSWEREFGLVQGVKASGLVFLSGQMSIDENGVVVGKGSMEAQMRQAYANVEKVLQQFNLTMNDVLEETLCVTDIPPALTVGPKIRRDVYTGPPAVASTMIQVQRLAFADAMVEIRVVAKSGLTAGSRSGGSSSDDSPRHGGRGGGRGRSGGYGGVSPD; encoded by the coding sequence ATGTCCGGCCCTCTCCCCCTCAAGGAAACCACCACGTTGGACACGTCCTGGGAAAGAGAGTTCGGGCTTGTCCAAGGGGTCAAAGCGAGTGGACTCGTGTTTCTCTCAGGTCAAATGAGCATAGATGAGAACGGCGTTGTCGTCGGGAAGGGCAGCATGGAAGCGCAGATGCGACAGGCCTATGCCAATGTCGAAAAAGTGCTGCAACAATTCAATCTCACCATGAACGATGTGCTGGAAGAAACGTTGTGCGTCACGGACATACCTCCGGCTCTCACGGTCGGGCCAAAGATTCGACGGGACGTCTATACCGGCCCGCCTGCCGTCGCGAGCACGATGATCCAAGTGCAACGGCTCGCCTTCGCCGACGCCATGGTCGAGATTCGAGTCGTTGCGAAGTCTGGACTCACTGCCGGATCACGTTCCGGAGGGTCATCATCGGATGATTCGCCACGGCATGGAGGTCGCGGAGGAGGGCGAGGACGAAGCGGAGGATATGGAGGAGTCTCTCCCGATTGA
- the pyrF gene encoding orotidine-5'-phosphate decarboxylase, which translates to MKMQIDARDRLIVALDVPSAAEAERLVDRMGDHVRFVKVGLELYTVAGPDIVRTMVDRGKRVFLDLKFLDIEETVRRATARVAAMGATFLTVHANRKALLAAVQGRGQSNLKLLAVTVLTNFDGADLQDMGIQRSVRDLVTARALLAAEVGCDGVVASGEEPEAIRAKVGPDLIIVTPGIRPTGTGTDDHARATTPTQTIAAGADYLVVGRPIRDAQDPALAAAAILAEMQAAFDRRVGQQA; encoded by the coding sequence ATGAAGATGCAAATTGATGCTCGAGATCGGTTGATAGTCGCACTGGATGTCCCTTCGGCGGCCGAGGCGGAACGGCTGGTCGATCGTATGGGAGATCACGTGCGCTTTGTGAAGGTTGGGCTGGAACTCTACACGGTGGCGGGGCCCGACATTGTGCGAACAATGGTGGACCGCGGCAAACGTGTCTTTCTGGATCTCAAATTTCTTGATATTGAAGAAACTGTTCGGCGTGCGACGGCCAGGGTTGCCGCCATGGGCGCGACGTTTTTGACCGTGCATGCGAATCGCAAGGCACTGCTCGCTGCCGTGCAGGGGCGGGGGCAGTCGAACCTCAAACTGCTCGCGGTGACCGTCTTGACCAACTTCGATGGAGCCGATTTGCAAGACATGGGGATTCAGCGGAGCGTCAGGGATCTGGTGACGGCCCGCGCGCTGTTGGCGGCGGAAGTAGGCTGTGATGGTGTCGTCGCATCGGGAGAAGAGCCCGAGGCGATTCGGGCCAAGGTGGGGCCGGACCTGATCATCGTCACCCCGGGAATCAGGCCGACGGGAACCGGAACCGACGATCACGCCAGGGCGACCACCCCGACTCAGACCATTGCGGCCGGTGCCGACTATTTGGTGGTCGGCCGACCCATTCGAGACGCACAAGATCCGGCGCTTGCGGCGGCAGCGATTTTGGCCGAAATGCAGGCAGCCTTCGATCGCCGGGTTGGACAGCAAGCCTAG
- the rpsT gene encoding 30S ribosomal protein S20, protein MPVVHKSTIRRARQSEKRRLRNRATLSSVRSILRKVQDAIAAKKPDEAKATLRDATAALGKAVTKGVLKPNTASRRVSRLAVRVNALIASAS, encoded by the coding sequence ATGCCTGTTGTCCACAAATCCACGATTCGACGTGCCCGTCAATCCGAGAAGCGTCGGTTGCGCAATCGCGCCACCCTCAGCTCGGTCCGAAGCATCCTTCGCAAAGTTCAGGATGCGATCGCAGCCAAGAAGCCTGACGAAGCGAAGGCGACCTTGCGCGATGCGACGGCAGCCCTGGGCAAAGCGGTCACCAAAGGTGTCCTTAAGCCCAACACGGCCTCACGCCGCGTGTCCCGGCTTGCTGTTCGAGTGAACGCGCTCATCGCTTCCGCGTCGTAA
- the holA gene encoding DNA polymerase III subunit delta, with protein sequence MGASVTSLELPQALARDGVAPLYAVVGEEDYLRDHSVAALRTAALGVAADSGFNYDIFHGDDSAIEDVLACAAEIPVFAERRVVVYKSVEKLPAREGDKLLPYFSAPNDTTTLIVVAVKLDGRLKWTQALTKQAVSVNCAPLREAQLSTWIRQEAAALGVRLQDDAVQLLKEVGSESLYAVKRELEKLAAYVSSERSVQAAEVEALRGTEPGVSVFDLLNAIGAHDHGRAIRILARNVENGEAPLRILGALIWQYRRLWKLKDQMKAGGREGEAARTFRMDPSRLRGFFAQFPDAQLTQAFHWFLETDSKLKGGSGSSPVRVMEDLLFRLCGPASKPAAAAERAQAIPPAPRPSGARPVSNVRTITTRKR encoded by the coding sequence ATGGGTGCCTCGGTTACGAGTTTAGAGTTGCCTCAGGCGCTTGCGCGCGACGGAGTCGCACCGCTCTATGCGGTTGTCGGCGAGGAGGATTACCTCCGTGACCACTCCGTGGCTGCCCTTCGAACTGCCGCCTTGGGCGTGGCAGCGGACAGCGGATTCAACTACGACATCTTTCATGGCGACGACTCGGCGATTGAGGATGTGTTGGCCTGCGCGGCGGAGATTCCAGTGTTCGCCGAGCGACGTGTCGTGGTCTACAAGTCTGTGGAGAAGCTTCCGGCTCGCGAGGGAGACAAACTCCTGCCCTATTTCTCGGCTCCGAATGACACGACGACCCTGATTGTGGTGGCGGTCAAGTTGGATGGGCGCCTCAAGTGGACGCAGGCGCTGACGAAGCAGGCGGTGTCGGTCAATTGTGCGCCGTTACGAGAGGCGCAGCTTTCCACATGGATTCGGCAGGAAGCCGCGGCCCTGGGGGTGCGCCTTCAGGACGATGCGGTTCAGTTGCTCAAGGAAGTGGGCAGCGAATCGCTCTATGCGGTGAAGCGGGAGTTGGAGAAACTGGCGGCCTATGTGTCGTCCGAGCGAAGCGTCCAGGCGGCAGAGGTGGAGGCGTTGCGGGGGACCGAGCCAGGCGTGTCGGTGTTTGATCTGCTGAACGCCATCGGGGCTCACGATCACGGGCGGGCGATACGGATCCTGGCGCGCAATGTCGAGAATGGGGAGGCGCCATTGCGCATCCTCGGCGCGTTGATCTGGCAGTATCGGCGACTGTGGAAATTGAAAGACCAGATGAAGGCGGGAGGGCGTGAGGGGGAGGCGGCGCGGACGTTCCGGATGGACCCGTCACGACTACGTGGCTTCTTCGCCCAATTCCCCGACGCGCAGTTGACGCAGGCATTTCACTGGTTTTTGGAAACCGATTCCAAGCTTAAAGGCGGGAGCGGGAGCAGCCCGGTCCGTGTGATGGAAGACCTGCTGTTCCGACTCTGCGGACCGGCATCGAAACCGGCGGCAGCGGCGGAGCGAGCACAAGCGATACCACCGGCCCCGCGACCGTCTGGGGCGAGGCCGGTGTCGAATGTCAGAACGATTACGACGCGGAAGCGATGA